Proteins encoded in a region of the Megalops cyprinoides isolate fMegCyp1 chromosome 3, fMegCyp1.pri, whole genome shotgun sequence genome:
- the LOC118774625 gene encoding odorant receptor 131-2-like encodes MEVNVSSEEITFVHQQAFRWELNEALLIKVIVALSTSLLSVYVNSLMFFTLRSKPIFRETSRYILFANMLFNDSLNLMGSTVLYSFALAYLHLVKALCALVMLMTTVTLNNTPLNLAVMSLERYVAICFPLRHAEIATQSRTAIAIGAVWFLGSLNFVIDMFYTTVADPHSFTTPIFCTRERMCIAQWQIDMYQGFNGFFFVIVALILIYTYIGIMVAARSVSTNKDSAKKARNTVLLHLIQLGLCLTSFLYGLLERIMATAGAALFMHLRFLNFFTLIILPRCLSPLIYGLRDDALRPLFLSYFRCKPGKVKTVAIGHQTTF; translated from the coding sequence ATGGAGGTCAATGTTTCCTCTGAAGAGATTACATTTGTTCACCAGCAAGCCTTCCGTTGGGAGCTGAATGAGGCACTTCTGATAAAAGTGATTGTGGCCCTGTCCACATCCCTGCTTTCTGTCTATGTGAACAGCCTTATGTTCTTCACTTTGAGAAGCAAGCCCATCTTCAGGGAGACATCCCGCTACATCCTCTTTGCTAATATGCTCTTCAACGATTCTCTCAACCTGATGGGCAGCACAGTGTTGTACTCATTCGCCCTGGCATACCTGCACCTGGTTAAGGCCCTCTGTGCACTGGTGATGTTGATGACTACTGTGACTTTGAACAACACCCCACTGAatctggctgtgatgtcactggagcGTTACGTGGCTATCTGCTTCCCCCTCCGGCATGCAGAGATCGCCACGCAGAGTAGGACAGCCATTGCCATTGGAGCAGTCTGGTTTCTCGGCTCCCTCAACTTTGTGATTGACATGTTCTACACCACTGTGGCAGATCCCCACTCTTTCACTACACCCATATTTTGCACACGGGAGAGGATGTGTATTGCTCAGTGGCAGATTGACATGTATCAGGGCTTCAATggttttttctttgtgattGTGGCTTTAATTCTGATCTACACATACATTGGCATTATGGTAGCAGCCAGATCCGTCTCCACAAACAAGGATTCAGCTAAGAAGGCCCGTAACACTGTGCTCCTCCACTTGATTCAGCTGGGACTGTGTCTCACCTCCTTTCTGTACGGCCTCCTTGAGCGTATAATGGCCACGGctggtgctgctctgttcaTGCACCTGCgctttttgaactttttcacCCTCATCATCCTTCCCCGATGCCTGAGTCCCCTGATTTACGGCCTGAGGGATGATGCTTTGCGACCCCTCTTCCTCAGCTACTTCAGATGCAAGCCTGGAAAAGTCAAGACTGTTGCAATTGGACACcaaaccacattttaa